AAAAACGGTTTTATATATTTCTGCTGAAAAATTTACGCAACAATATATAGATTCTGTAAAGAAAAATAATAGAAACGATTTTATTCATTTCTATCAAATTATAGATGTTTTAATTATTGATGATGTGCAATTCCTAACGGGGAAAACAGGAACACAAGATGTTTTCTTTCACATTTTTAATCATTTACATCAAAATGGAAAACAAGTGATATTAACAAGTGATAAAGCACCTGTTGATATGCAAGATATTGAACAACGTTTATTATCTCGTTTTAAATGGGGACTTTCAGCAGAGTTACAACATCCTGATTTTGAAACACGTGTTTCTATCTTAAAGAATAAATTATATCGTGATGGTGTTGAAATGCCTGATGACATTATAGACTATGTTGCTAAAAACATAAAAACTAATGTTCGTGAATTAGAAGGCGCTATAATTTCTTTAATAGCACAATCATCTTTCAACAAAAAAGAAATCACTATTGATTTAGCAAGAACTATTGTTGAGAAGTTTGTAAAAAACACAAAACGCGAAGTTTCTATAGATTACATTCAAAAAGTAGTATCGGATTATTTCCAAATGGATATCGATACACTACAATCTAAAACTAGAAAACGCCATATTGTACAAGCCAGACAATTAGCTATGTTCTTTGCTAAGAAATTAACAAAAGCATCATTAGCAAGTATTGGTTCTCAAATAGGCAAACGCGATCACGCAACCGTTTTACACGCATGTAAAACTGTAGACAACTTATCTTCAACAGATAAACAATTTAAAAAATACGTTGAAGACATTTCTAAAAAACTTTCTGTTTAAAACTGTTTTAAAATGACTAAAATTCTGATGGTATGCTTGGGAAACATTTGTCGTTCTCCACTTGCCGAAGGTATTTTAAGAGCCAAACTACCAAAACATTTTATTGTAGACTCTGCAGGAACCGCAAATTACCATACCGGTAATGCACCAGATCCTCGTTCTATTGCTGTAGCTAAAAAGTATGGCATAAATATTTCAAACTTAAGAGGAAGGCAATTTTCGGTTTCCGATTTTGATACCTTCGATCTTATTTATGTTATGGACGACTCTAACTACAACAACGTTATAAAATTGGCGAGAAACAATGAAGATATCTCTAAAGTAAACTTCATTTTAAACGAAATTTACCCAGCTCAAGATTTTAATGTACCAGATCCTTATTACGGAGGAACTAATGGATTTGAGAACATTTACAACATGCTAAATGAAGCGTGTATAACTATTGCCCATAATTTAACTTCGGAATAAAATGACATCTGCTATAGGCCAACTTTATTTAATACCAACCACTTTAGGAGACAACAATCCGCTTGATGTTTTACCTATAACTGTAAAAAATACTATAGATAAAATAGATGTTTTTATTGTTGAAAATGAAAAAACAGCACGTCGATTTATAAAGAAGATATGTCCAGAAAAATCGCAACCCACTTTACAGTTGTTTCTATTAAACAAACGTACAGAAGCTAGTGAGTTACCAGCGTTTTTAAATCCATGTTTAACGGGTATTAATGTGGGTCTTCTATCTGAAGCAGGTTGCCCTGGTGTTGCAGATCCAGGAGCTGATGTTGTAAAAATAGCACATGAGAAAAATATAAAAGTAGTACCACTTGTTGGACCATCGTCTATTTTAATGGCCATGATGAGTTCTGGCATGAACGGACAGAGCTTTGCTTTTAACGGCTACTTACCTATCGATAAAGCTGAGCGCAAAGCCGAAATTAAGCGCTTAGAACGCTTATCTTTCGAACACAATCAATCTCAGTTATTTATTGAAACTCCGTATAGAAACAACAAAATGCTAGAAGATTTAAGTAGTATTTTAGAGAAAAACACAGATATCTGTGTGGCTTGTGATATTACTTTAGACACCGAGTTTATAAAAACTAAAAATGCCGCAGCATGGCAAAAAAATAGCGTTGACCTTCATAAAAGACCAACGCTATTCATTATACAT
The window above is part of the Algibacter sp. L3A6 genome. Proteins encoded here:
- the dnaA gene encoding chromosomal replication initiator protein DnaA, whose protein sequence is MSITAQTVWNNCLEFIKDNIQPQAYKTWFEPIIAVKLTDNALSIQVPSKFFYEWLEEHYVKILKVSLTKELGEKAKLVYIIKMENTYGNKQPFTERIPSSNRSGLKSQDVDIPLNNKNPELRNPFVIPGIRNVKIESQLNPNYSFENFLEGDSNRLARSAGLAVAAKPGGTSFNPLLIFGGVGLGKTHLAHAIGVDIKDKYPEKTVLYISAEKFTQQYIDSVKKNNRNDFIHFYQIIDVLIIDDVQFLTGKTGTQDVFFHIFNHLHQNGKQVILTSDKAPVDMQDIEQRLLSRFKWGLSAELQHPDFETRVSILKNKLYRDGVEMPDDIIDYVAKNIKTNVRELEGAIISLIAQSSFNKKEITIDLARTIVEKFVKNTKREVSIDYIQKVVSDYFQMDIDTLQSKTRKRHIVQARQLAMFFAKKLTKASLASIGSQIGKRDHATVLHACKTVDNLSSTDKQFKKYVEDISKKLSV
- a CDS encoding low molecular weight protein-tyrosine-phosphatase, which gives rise to MTKILMVCLGNICRSPLAEGILRAKLPKHFIVDSAGTANYHTGNAPDPRSIAVAKKYGINISNLRGRQFSVSDFDTFDLIYVMDDSNYNNVIKLARNNEDISKVNFILNEIYPAQDFNVPDPYYGGTNGFENIYNMLNEACITIAHNLTSE
- a CDS encoding SAM-dependent methyltransferase, producing the protein MTSAIGQLYLIPTTLGDNNPLDVLPITVKNTIDKIDVFIVENEKTARRFIKKICPEKSQPTLQLFLLNKRTEASELPAFLNPCLTGINVGLLSEAGCPGVADPGADVVKIAHEKNIKVVPLVGPSSILMAMMSSGMNGQSFAFNGYLPIDKAERKAEIKRLERLSFEHNQSQLFIETPYRNNKMLEDLSSILEKNTDICVACDITLDTEFIKTKNAAAWQKNSVDLHKRPTLFIIHKS